Below is a genomic region from Halobacterium sp. CBA1132.
GTGACCCGCGTCCCCCTGAACGAACCCGAGTGGACGCTGGACGTGGACGCGGTCGCGGACGCGATTCGGCCCGAGACCGAGTTGGTGGTCGTGAACAACCCGAACAATCCGACCGGCCGCAAACACTCCAAGGGCGCGATGCGCGCGCTCTACGACGTTGCCGCGGCCAACGACGCCTACTTGCTCGGCGACGAGGTGTACCGGCTGCTCGCCGAGGACCCGGTCCCGCCAGTCGCGAGCATGGGCGAGTACGGCATCAGCACGGCCAGCCTCTCGAAGGCGTACGGGCTCGCGGGCCTCCGATTCGGCTGGCTCGCCGGGCCTGCGGAGGTCGTGGCGGCCGCAGAGCGCTGGAAGGACTACACGACGATTTCCCCGTCGAAGTTCGGCCAGCACGTCGCCCGGCAGGTACTCGACGGCGAGGAAGAGAGCCTGCGCTCGGCGGCGCTCGAACACGTCCGCGAGAACCACGAGATTACGGCCGAGTGGGCGCGCGGCCACGGCCTCGACTGGCCCGACCCCGTCGGCTGCAACGTCTTCCTGCGCGTGCCCGCGGGCTTCGAGGATTCGCGGGCGTTCTGCCGGACGGTCGTCGAGGGCGCCGGCGTCGTGCTCGCGCCCGGAGACTGCTTCTCGACGGGCGGGGAGTCCTACGACGACCACTTCCGGCTCGGCTTCGGGCTGCCGACCGACGAACTCCGCGAGGGGCTGGCGCGCGTCGACGACGTGCTCTAAGTGCGGTCTCCGCGAGCGTGGGGGCCTCTCCCGGCCAGAACGCGTTCCAAACCGTTTATACACGGCAGGCGTGAATCCGGGCGTATGGCGAAAGAGCAGACCGAAGTCCGGGAACTGCAGGAAGGCAACTACGTCATGATCGAGGACACGCCGTGTCAGATCAACGCCTACAGCACCGCCAAGCCCGGCAAGCACGGGAGCGCGAAGGCCCGCGTCGAGGCCGAGGGCGTCTTCGACGGGAAGAAGCGCAGTTTCAGTCAGCCCGTCGACGCGAAGGTCTGGGTCCCCATCATCGAGCGAAAGCAGGGGCAGGTCGTCTCGATCGAGTCCGAGACGGTCGCGCAGGTCATGGACCTCGACACCTACGAGACCGTGACGATGCAGATTCCCGCCGACCTCGACCTCTCGGCGGACGACAACATCGAGTTCCTCGAGTTCGAGGACAAGCGGAAGATTCTCCAGTAACGGATGTTCCCCGGCGCCAGCCCCGCCGACGAGTCCGCGGACGCGCCGTTCGCCGACGCGGACTACGTCGCCGTGGGCGCGCCGCTGGACGCTTCTACGTCGTTCCGTCCGGGCGCGCGTTTCGGCCCGGACCGCATCAGGAAGTTCGCTCGCACGTTCGAGGACTTCCACCCCGCGACGGGGACACACTTCTCCGAGCTACGGGTCGCCGACCACGGCGACGTCCACGCGTGGCACGACACCGCGGAGTACCTCGACTACCTCGAAGGCGTCCTGACTGACGTCCACTGGGCGGACGCCGTGCCGGTCGTGCTGGGCGGCGAACACACCGTCTCCGTGGCGGGCGTGCGCGCCGCCGACCCCGACACGTTCGTCGCGCTGGACGCCCACCTCGACCTCCGCGAGGAACTGGGCGGCGACGCGCTGAGTCACTCGACGGTCACCCGCCACGCGCTCGACGTCGCCGACGAAGCAATCGTCGTGGGCGCGCGCTCGGGCAACGAAGCCGAGTGGGAACGCGCCGCCGAGAGTGATGTTACGGTTGTGCGTCCCGACGACGCGGCCAACTGGACGCCCGACGTGGAGGGGTCTGTCTATCTCTCAGTGGACATCGACGCCGCCGACCCCGCGTACGCACCGGGGACGGGGACGCCGGAGCCGTTCGGCCTCGACTCCGCGACGATGCGCGACCTCGTTCGCGCGCTCGCCCCGCAGTCAGTCGCGTTCGACGTCGTGGAGGTCAACGACCGCGACGACGGACAGGCCGCCACGCTCGCGGCGAAACTCCTCCGGGAGTTCATACACACCCACGCCGACGCGTAGCGTCGCTATCCCCTACTCTGAGAGAACACTCACCGCGAACGAGCACAGCGAGCCGCTACGCGACTCGATACGCGCGAACGGCGCAGCCGTGAGCACAGCGAGTGAGCGGGCCGACGAGCGACCGTAGGGAGTGAGGAGTGCTTTTGGCGTAGCTTTTGCCAGCGCGGCGCGATTTCGCGCCGCGCGCAGCAAAAGGTACGCCGACGCCTAGAAGTTCCCGGGGCCCGCGCAGTCGTACATGGACCTCTCGGACATCGTCGCGAAGTACGACCAGCGACTGCGCGTCGACGACTACGAGGACGCCGCCACGAACGGCCTGCAGGTCGGCCCCGGCGAGGCCGACGTGGAGCGAGTGGCGTTCGCGGTGGACGCCGCGACAGCGACCATCGAGGAAGCCGTCGAGTGGGGCGCGGACCTCTTGGTCGTCCACCACGGCATCGTCTGGGGCGGCATCGACGCGGTGACCGGCCGCGAATACGACCGCGTGCAGGCGCTGCTGGACGGCGACTGCGCGCTGTACGCGGCCCATCTCCCGCTGGACGGCCACGCGGAACTCGGGAACGCCGCGCGGCTCGCCGACCTGCTCGGGCTGGAGAACCGCGCGCCGTTCGGCGCGCACGCCGGCGAACACCTCGGGTCGCGGGGGACCGCACCGTCGGGGTTCACGACGGACGAACTCGCGGCCACCCTCGACGACGAACTCGACCCCGAGGGCGGTGTGCAAGTGCTCGACTTCGGCCCCGAAACCCTCGAAGAAGTCGCGGTACTCACGGGCAGCGGCGCGGACTGGATTCGGGAGGCCGAGGCCGACGGCGTGGACGCGTTCGTCACCGGCGAGGGCAAGCAGAAGCTCTACCACGAAGCCCGGGAAGCCGGCATCTCTGTGTTCCTCGCGGGCCACTACGCGACGGAGACGCTGGGCGTGCGCGCGCTCCAGTCGGTGGCCGACGACTGGGGCGTCGGGACGACGTTCGTCGACCACCCGACCGGGCTCTGAGCGCGCCGCCGCTTCGCGGTGCCACCGCATCTGCTGTCTCCCGGCGAGACTCGCCGAGAGACAGTATCACGAGCGAAAATCGGGGGCCAACCCTTTTGACGTATCCCGGAGACTGGACGGAGGAAGATGGGGATTGCCCGCCAGTTCGAACGAGTCCGGGGGAGCTACGGAGCGAAACTCGCCGTAGCCCTGCTCGTCGTCGTCGCGATTGCCGT
It encodes:
- a CDS encoding aminotransferase class I/II-fold pyridoxal phosphate-dependent enzyme codes for the protein MDVDPFELERWFAEYEHDADVMLAESGVRSVPADRFDTDPGDLGYVIPTDGAPDVREAIAADYGRSADEVLCTVGTQEANFLAFQSLLSPGDHAVVVTPTYQSLHAVPDSICDVTRVPLNEPEWTLDVDAVADAIRPETELVVVNNPNNPTGRKHSKGAMRALYDVAAANDAYLLGDEVYRLLAEDPVPPVASMGEYGISTASLSKAYGLAGLRFGWLAGPAEVVAAAERWKDYTTISPSKFGQHVARQVLDGEEESLRSAALEHVRENHEITAEWARGHGLDWPDPVGCNVFLRVPAGFEDSRAFCRTVVEGAGVVLAPGDCFSTGGESYDDHFRLGFGLPTDELREGLARVDDVL
- a CDS encoding translation initiation factor IF-5A; translated protein: MAKEQTEVRELQEGNYVMIEDTPCQINAYSTAKPGKHGSAKARVEAEGVFDGKKRSFSQPVDAKVWVPIIERKQGQVVSIESETVAQVMDLDTYETVTMQIPADLDLSADDNIEFLEFEDKRKILQ
- the speB gene encoding agmatinase, which translates into the protein MFPGASPADESADAPFADADYVAVGAPLDASTSFRPGARFGPDRIRKFARTFEDFHPATGTHFSELRVADHGDVHAWHDTAEYLDYLEGVLTDVHWADAVPVVLGGEHTVSVAGVRAADPDTFVALDAHLDLREELGGDALSHSTVTRHALDVADEAIVVGARSGNEAEWERAAESDVTVVRPDDAANWTPDVEGSVYLSVDIDAADPAYAPGTGTPEPFGLDSATMRDLVRALAPQSVAFDVVEVNDRDDGQAATLAAKLLREFIHTHADA
- a CDS encoding Nif3-like dinuclear metal center hexameric protein gives rise to the protein MDLSDIVAKYDQRLRVDDYEDAATNGLQVGPGEADVERVAFAVDAATATIEEAVEWGADLLVVHHGIVWGGIDAVTGREYDRVQALLDGDCALYAAHLPLDGHAELGNAARLADLLGLENRAPFGAHAGEHLGSRGTAPSGFTTDELAATLDDELDPEGGVQVLDFGPETLEEVAVLTGSGADWIREAEADGVDAFVTGEGKQKLYHEAREAGISVFLAGHYATETLGVRALQSVADDWGVGTTFVDHPTGL